The Pirellulales bacterium sequence CCTGGCTCTGGGTTGCTCCCGTGCTGTTGATTTTTGGTTCGCCGTCGCTTGTTTACGCACATACCGGCGTGGGCGAAACCAGCGGCCTGTGGAACGGCTTGGCTCATCCCCTGAGTGGTTTAGATCATTTGTGTGCGATGATCGGCGTGGGCTTGTGGGCCGCACAGCGCGGCGGACGAGCCCTCTGGCTGGTTCCTTTGGTTTTTGTGGTCGTGATGGCCGTGGGCGGCGCGCTGGGAATGATGGCGATTTCCATTCCGTTTGTAGAACCTGGAATCGTGGCCTCGGTCTTGATTTTGGGAATTATGATTGCCGCGGCAGTGCGCTTGCCCTTGCTGCTTAGCATATTCATGGTTGGAACCTTTGCCTTGTTTCACGGTCATGCCCATGGGGCCGAAATGCCGCTGACTGCCTCAGGATTGACGTATGGCATCGGGTTCATCATCGCCACCGCAGCCTTGCACTTTTGTGGCATTGGAATTGGATTGCTCGCACGTCAGTCCGGGTCAACGTGGACTTGGCGCTACGCCGGCGCTGCCATGGTTTTGTGCGGCATTTATTTAGCGCTGCCGATTTGAAATAAAACAAAATGCAGCCGTTCCTCGCATGCGTCTCAAAGCACTTGATTCGTGAAAACCTAAACCGCTTAGCAATCTCGTCCGGTTCAGTGCCGAACCAAAAGATTTCACATCCGTATCGTCTCGAACAATCGCACTAGTTCCGCCAACTTCAGGCGCGCCGCTTCCGCGCACAGGAAAACCGCCCCTTGACGACGAACCAAAATCGTCGCAAACTGCTAGTGCATAACACTTTGCCGGAGTGGCGGAATGGCAGACGCGCTGGACTCAAAATTGGGCCAGCGAACATGCTAAAAGCGTTGTGAATTCTCGCAGTCACAACCACAGCCCCGACTTGCGGCTCGGCACTGCTGGTCAGTGCCGGTCGCTCGTCGGGGCATTTGGTAGTTGCTCAGCCGCGCCGGTGCCGCGCGGATTATTGGGCGGAACCACATTTACGCCTCACTCATGGACTGAGGGATTGTCGGTACTGGAAATCTTTCAGCCATGCTTCTGCTTGATTAGCGAACTGCGTTTGGTGCTGTTCTTGGGCAAACTGAATTGCTTTTTGAGCAGCGGCGATAGCGTCTGCCGGCCGTTTCAACTGGGCGTATGCCAGAGCCATGTTCCCATAAACTTGATATTGTCTTGGCTCTCGCTTCAATGCTTGTTTGTACTGGTCAATCGCCTCGGCGAATTTCCTAAGCAGAAGGTCTACGTTTCCGAGACTAGCGTAAGCCTCCGCAAGATTCGGGTCTACGCGAATCGCACTCTCAAACTCTGTAATCGCTTCTTGAATTTGCCCTTTCTGCGCGAGGACGATTCCCAAGTTATTGCGGGCCTTGGCTAAATCGGGTTTCAGCTCCACGGCCTTTTTAAAGTGTTCGAACGCCTCCTGCGGATTGCCCAACTGATTTAGTGCGAATCCCAAATTGTTATGGACTTCCGCATTATTCGAATCTAATTCAAGTGCCCGTTTGTAATAATTGATGGCCCCCTGAAAATCGGCATTCTCAGCGCACAAAATGCCTAAGCCATAGATCGCGTCGACATAGGACGGAAATAACTTCACAGCTTGCTCGAATTGCTCACGCGCTCTTACTGGTTCTCCTGTATCCTTGTATGCGACACCCAAATTGTAATGGATTAACGGGCTTTCTGGGTTTTTGATGAGAGTGGCTGTATACAGGTTGACAGCATCGTGGTACAGACTAGCTTGCTGGAAGGTGAGCAAAAATAACGTGAGCAGCATGATCGCTGCCGCAGGCATAAACAATGGCCATCTCAATCGCTGGAAAAAGTATGATCCATAAGCACTAACAATTGAAGCAACAGCAATAATAGCCACATATTGATAGCGGTCCGCTACTAGTGAATGCTGCATAAATCCAACGTCTGAAAAACCCATGACCGGCAAGAGTGCCACGCAAAAGAATACCCAGGCGAACAATGTTGGTCGGCCCCGCGAAGTCTGGCGCTTCCAGATGAGAATCAATGTAATAATGATTGTCGCTATGAGCGGAAGCCACCATACGAAATCATGCGAATCAATATGCCATTGCGGATAAACGAACGACAAATCAAACGGAAGGAATGCCTTGTACAGATAAAACCAAATGGTTGCCCCTGCGCCCAATAAGCGATCAAGCAAAGTCACATCGCGTAGGATGTTGCCGGTATGCTCCTTTTGAAACCATAAAGTGACAACCGTAAGAGCAATACATACAAGGAAAAATGGGACGGTTCTAAGAAAATCTTTCCAGGTCACCCGCCCCAGTTGCCACCAAACGACTAAAAGAAGTATGAGAGGCAAAACAACAACTGAGGTTTTGCTGAGCATTGCAAAGACGAATACAGCTAAGCTAATCCAGTACGATTTCTTCCCTTCAAGCCAGTCGAATGGACTAAGAATCGTCGAATATACTTTGGTAGAGTTGAAACTCGTCCGAGTGAAACCAGCCTTTAGATAAAACAAGATCGACAAAAGAAAAAAGAAGAGCGCCAATAAGTTTTTAAGCTGAGCAATCCAGGCGGTGCTTTCAACGTTCACCGGGTGAAGTGCAAAAATAGCCGCGGCTAAGAATGCTTGAGGTATTTCTAATGTACGGAGCACCACCCATATCAAAAGTGAATTGATGATGTGCAGTACCAAGTTCGTGATGTGATAGCCAATCGGATTCATCCCCCATAGTCGCCACTCCA is a genomic window containing:
- a CDS encoding HupE/UreJ family protein; its protein translation is MKTNRPAAWLWVAPVLLIFGSPSLVYAHTGVGETSGLWNGLAHPLSGLDHLCAMIGVGLWAAQRGGRALWLVPLVFVVVMAVGGALGMMAISIPFVEPGIVASVLILGIMIAAAVRLPLLLSIFMVGTFALFHGHAHGAEMPLTASGLTYGIGFIIATAALHFCGIGIGLLARQSGSTWTWRYAGAAMVLCGIYLALPI
- a CDS encoding tetratricopeptide repeat protein; its protein translation is MARSRFNTATPVTRSSPLPDRVTDVLKRSRYPFAGAAIIVIATCAAYLPAINGGFVLDDDALVTRNSSVKASDGLYRIWFTSEPLDYWPITNTVFWLEWRLWGMNPIGYHITNLVLHIINSLLIWVVLRTLEIPQAFLAAAIFALHPVNVESTAWIAQLKNLLALFFFLLSILFYLKAGFTRTSFNSTKVYSTILSPFDWLEGKKSYWISLAVFVFAMLSKTSVVVLPLILLLVVWWQLGRVTWKDFLRTVPFFLVCIALTVVTLWFQKEHTGNILRDVTLLDRLLGAGATIWFYLYKAFLPFDLSFVYPQWHIDSHDFVWWLPLIATIIITLILIWKRQTSRGRPTLFAWVFFCVALLPVMGFSDVGFMQHSLVADRYQYVAIIAVASIVSAYGSYFFQRLRWPLFMPAAAIMLLTLFLLTFQQASLYHDAVNLYTATLIKNPESPLIHYNLGVAYKDTGEPVRAREQFEQAVKLFPSYVDAIYGLGILCAENADFQGAINYYKRALELDSNNAEVHNNLGFALNQLGNPQEAFEHFKKAVELKPDLAKARNNLGIVLAQKGQIQEAITEFESAIRVDPNLAEAYASLGNVDLLLRKFAEAIDQYKQALKREPRQYQVYGNMALAYAQLKRPADAIAAAQKAIQFAQEQHQTQFANQAEAWLKDFQYRQSLSP